One region of Stigmatella erecta genomic DNA includes:
- a CDS encoding O-antigen ligase family protein, with protein MPSPSRRTSRYTLGAEAMLAGLAVLGPLALGGAPTWVLWPLVGLSAAAAVLACIGVRRQGRKLHLPLFAPLLGLGAALCLVQLVPLPPGLLAGVSPEAASLREFALVPLGLPAAGPVSLDPPATWRELAKSLAYGLVFLAAVEVCRSQRSRRRLLATLAFTGAGVALLGLGHALLGFDALFGVRAYAHVRPPLVTPFGNPNHLAGFLGLSATVALGLALVHHGVKRLAFFAAAGLSGMGVLLSLSRAGIFFFLVGQGLVAVGLWLQGRSASRRRRSGGLAALLVLCASVGAGGYVAWEKLVVEASTARSMETLRQGKLDLWPMMAEAARAFPVLGMGRGAFEAAFPRYQSEPNPNTLTHPENVALQLAAEFGVPGLVLLGGWVWGFVRLLRRGRLEPLELAVLAGLFALGMHNLFDFSLELPACAVSALVALAAVVRPEGESPPEGTAPAGRWRLPASGALAGAVVLGLLGFGALVPGRHTLAEAEGELSGRLASRAPLEDVRARGLSLIARHPADYLLYGLIGMAYAEGGPAHAGEALAFVNRALFLKPVDAASHRIAARALLALGRRRQAFLEYRLAREAGDPEVLSHEALRQARTVEELQVLTSERPALAWEVAHALAAQPEPMVRTLAWFAWAREHFATAPDAEPLWTHEARLRLVRGELREAAALSGELEQRAPDKLDAQLLRAEVLRAQGQGPEAIRVLERLVPRFPDNVGLAFTLARQLVDEGLTHRAREVMGRAAPFIVDAEQRARLLTLEGACFEREGLLSRALERYQTVTWLAPSPGAQFTVARLQEAMGRYGDAARAVREGVRLLPPEARPGWDAWVARLESQQRQHMEERRQQLLSNPQEEETENLLRPLEQAP; from the coding sequence ATGCCCTCTCCGTCCCGCCGCACCTCGCGGTACACCCTTGGCGCCGAAGCGATGCTGGCGGGACTCGCCGTCCTGGGCCCGCTGGCGCTCGGGGGCGCGCCCACGTGGGTCCTCTGGCCCCTGGTGGGGCTCTCGGCGGCAGCGGCGGTGCTGGCGTGCATCGGCGTCCGGCGGCAGGGGCGCAAGCTGCACCTTCCCCTGTTCGCGCCTTTGCTGGGGCTGGGCGCGGCGCTGTGCCTCGTGCAGCTTGTGCCCCTGCCGCCGGGGCTGCTCGCGGGGGTGAGCCCCGAGGCGGCCTCGCTGCGCGAGTTCGCCCTCGTCCCGCTGGGCCTGCCGGCCGCCGGGCCCGTCTCCTTGGATCCGCCGGCCACCTGGCGCGAGCTGGCCAAGTCCCTGGCCTATGGGCTGGTGTTTCTGGCCGCCGTGGAGGTGTGCCGCTCCCAGCGCTCGCGGCGGCGGCTGCTGGCCACCCTGGCCTTCACGGGGGCGGGGGTGGCGCTCCTGGGGCTGGGGCACGCGCTGCTCGGGTTCGACGCGCTGTTCGGCGTGCGCGCCTATGCCCACGTGCGGCCGCCCCTGGTGACGCCCTTCGGCAACCCGAACCACCTCGCGGGCTTCCTGGGATTGTCGGCCACGGTGGCGCTGGGCCTGGCGCTTGTTCACCACGGGGTGAAGCGGCTGGCCTTCTTCGCCGCGGCGGGGCTGTCCGGGATGGGGGTGCTCCTGTCCCTGTCGCGCGCGGGCATCTTCTTCTTCCTCGTGGGGCAGGGGCTCGTCGCGGTGGGGCTGTGGCTCCAGGGACGGTCCGCCTCGCGCCGGCGCCGGAGTGGGGGCCTCGCGGCCCTGCTCGTCCTCTGTGCCTCGGTGGGGGCGGGCGGGTACGTGGCCTGGGAAAAGCTGGTGGTGGAGGCCTCCACGGCCCGGAGCATGGAGACGCTGCGGCAGGGGAAGCTCGACCTGTGGCCGATGATGGCCGAGGCGGCCCGGGCCTTCCCCGTGCTGGGCATGGGCCGGGGCGCCTTCGAGGCCGCCTTCCCGCGCTATCAGTCCGAGCCCAACCCGAACACCCTCACGCACCCGGAGAACGTGGCCCTGCAGCTCGCGGCGGAGTTCGGCGTGCCCGGGCTGGTGCTGCTCGGGGGCTGGGTCTGGGGCTTCGTGCGCCTGTTGCGCCGCGGCCGGCTGGAGCCGTTGGAGCTGGCGGTGCTCGCGGGGCTGTTCGCGCTCGGGATGCACAACCTGTTCGACTTCAGCTTGGAGCTGCCCGCGTGCGCCGTGTCCGCGCTGGTGGCGCTCGCCGCCGTGGTCCGGCCGGAGGGGGAGTCTCCTCCGGAAGGCACGGCGCCCGCCGGACGCTGGAGGCTCCCGGCCTCGGGGGCCCTGGCTGGGGCGGTGGTGCTGGGCCTCCTGGGCTTTGGGGCGCTCGTGCCGGGCCGGCACACGCTTGCGGAGGCGGAAGGGGAGCTGTCCGGGCGCCTCGCGTCCCGGGCGCCGCTGGAGGACGTGCGGGCGCGCGGGCTGAGCCTCATCGCCCGGCACCCGGCGGACTACCTCCTCTATGGGCTCATCGGCATGGCGTATGCGGAAGGAGGCCCGGCCCATGCGGGCGAGGCGCTCGCCTTCGTCAACCGGGCCCTCTTCCTGAAGCCGGTGGATGCGGCCTCGCACCGGATTGCTGCCCGGGCGCTCCTGGCGCTGGGCCGCCGCCGTCAGGCCTTCCTTGAATACCGCCTGGCCCGGGAGGCCGGGGACCCGGAAGTGTTGAGCCATGAGGCGCTGCGGCAGGCGCGCACGGTGGAGGAGCTTCAGGTGCTCACCTCGGAGCGGCCAGCGCTGGCCTGGGAGGTGGCCCATGCGCTGGCGGCCCAGCCCGAGCCGATGGTGCGGACGTTGGCCTGGTTTGCCTGGGCGCGCGAGCACTTCGCCACCGCGCCGGACGCGGAGCCCCTGTGGACGCACGAGGCCCGCTTGCGCTTGGTGCGCGGCGAGCTGCGCGAGGCGGCGGCGCTCAGCGGCGAGCTGGAGCAGCGGGCCCCGGACAAGCTCGACGCCCAGTTGCTCCGCGCGGAGGTGCTCCGGGCGCAGGGCCAGGGCCCGGAGGCCATTCGCGTCCTGGAGCGGCTCGTGCCGCGCTTCCCGGACAACGTGGGCCTGGCCTTCACCCTGGCCCGGCAGCTCGTCGATGAGGGGCTAACCCACCGGGCCCGGGAGGTGATGGGCCGGGCGGCGCCCTTCATCGTGGACGCGGAGCAGCGGGCGCGGCTGCTGACGCTGGAGGGAGCCTGCTTCGAGCGGGAGGGCCTGCTGTCCCGAGCCCTGGAGCGCTACCAGACGGTGACGTGGCTCGCGCCCAGCCCGGGGGCTCAGTTCACGGTGGCGCGGCTTCAAGAGGCCATGGGCCGCTACGGCGATGCGGCCCGGGCCGTGCGCGAGGGCGTGCGGCTGCTGCCCCCCGAGGCGCGCCCTGGGTGGGACGCGTGGGTGGCGCGGCTGGAGTCCCAGCAGCGCCAGCACATGGAGGAGCGGCGGCAGCAGCTCCTGAGCAACCCCCAGGAGGAGGAAACAGAGAACCTGCTGCGGCCCCTGGAGCAGGCTCCGTAG
- a CDS encoding DUSAM domain-containing protein: protein MTAELDWEPIRALGRRVIDRGEPLELMEEVRPLLQRSALEVAITPEDAENALRSVSTATALLKEITRRIHEGADRLGKAEIRASDLQDAGDLDGACKLMEEVLAVEAVPHYRRIAESQLRKATRLKSVAASGQADLKVSVRAQIPVLLHRVQQGQPLELTEGMVAFLRRAAADVGMSEAETAKALASSERAGALLGQIMGRFRDAEDRLERALSRMMELRDAGDLEGARQQIRDWLAVEVVPRFRLAAEENLAGLDERPPAT, encoded by the coding sequence ATGACCGCTGAGCTTGACTGGGAGCCCATTCGCGCACTGGGGCGACGAGTAATCGATCGCGGCGAACCGCTTGAACTCATGGAGGAGGTGCGCCCCCTTTTGCAAAGGTCCGCCTTGGAGGTGGCGATTACTCCAGAGGACGCTGAGAACGCTCTACGTAGTGTGTCCACGGCCACCGCGCTGCTCAAGGAGATCACGCGCCGCATTCATGAGGGCGCGGACCGTCTCGGCAAGGCTGAAATCCGGGCATCCGACCTCCAGGATGCAGGAGACCTAGACGGCGCATGCAAACTGATGGAAGAGGTGCTCGCCGTTGAGGCTGTTCCGCACTATCGGAGGATAGCCGAATCTCAGCTTCGCAAGGCAACTCGGCTCAAGTCGGTTGCTGCGAGCGGACAGGCAGATTTGAAGGTCTCCGTTCGTGCGCAGATCCCTGTCCTTCTGCACCGAGTCCAGCAAGGGCAACCGCTGGAACTCACCGAGGGGATGGTCGCCTTCCTGCGACGGGCCGCCGCTGACGTAGGCATGAGCGAGGCCGAGACGGCAAAGGCTCTCGCGAGTTCTGAGCGTGCCGGGGCGCTCCTCGGGCAGATCATGGGGCGCTTCCGTGATGCCGAAGACCGCCTTGAGCGCGCCCTCTCACGAATGATGGAACTTCGGGATGCAGGGGACCTCGAAGGGGCACGCCAGCAGATCCGCGACTGGCTGGCCGTGGAGGTCGTTCCGAGGTTCCGCCTTGCCGCTGAGGAGAACCTAGCAGGCTTGGACGAGCGGCCCCCTGCAACCTGA
- the astB gene encoding N-succinylarginine dihydrolase has protein sequence MREYNFDGLVGPTHNYGGLSAGNLASTSHGGKPSHPRQAALQGLEKMRFVAGLGVGQAVLPPQPRPSLRTLRRLGFTGPDEAVITRAAREAEHLLRLTSSAAAMWTANAATCAPSSDTGDRRMHLTPANLQQMFHRALEAETTHAVLSAIFADEARFAVHAPLPGGGQFADEGAANHTRLVTPGHAAVHLLAWGRSSWKEFTAPQRFPARQTLEASQALARLHQLDPERTLFPQQHPEGIDAGAFHTDVVAVGNGGFLMLHERAFVDPTGLLGTLQQKLGEGFTFTVASEAELPSQDAVKAYPFNSQVLTLPDGSMAIIAPVESQETDTARRFLERVVAERNPVKQVHYLDLRQSMNNGGGPACLRQRIVLTDEERAAVKANVFYTPELHEALAGWVTKHYRETLYPDDLKDPALARETMTALDALTRILRLGSVYDFQQ, from the coding sequence ATGCGCGAGTACAACTTCGACGGCCTCGTCGGCCCGACCCACAATTATGGCGGGCTTTCGGCCGGTAACCTGGCCTCCACCTCTCATGGGGGCAAGCCCAGCCACCCCCGCCAGGCCGCCCTCCAGGGGCTGGAGAAGATGCGCTTCGTGGCGGGACTGGGGGTGGGCCAGGCGGTGCTGCCACCCCAGCCACGCCCCTCCCTGAGGACGCTGCGCCGGCTGGGCTTCACCGGCCCGGACGAGGCGGTCATCACTCGCGCCGCCCGCGAGGCCGAGCACCTGCTGCGGCTCACCTCCAGCGCCGCGGCCATGTGGACGGCCAACGCCGCCACGTGCGCGCCCTCCTCGGACACGGGCGACCGGCGGATGCACCTGACGCCCGCCAACCTCCAGCAGATGTTCCACCGGGCCCTGGAGGCGGAGACCACCCACGCGGTGCTGAGCGCCATCTTCGCGGACGAGGCCCGCTTCGCCGTCCATGCTCCCCTGCCCGGCGGAGGCCAGTTCGCCGATGAGGGCGCCGCCAACCACACCCGGCTCGTCACCCCCGGCCACGCCGCGGTGCACCTGCTGGCCTGGGGCCGCAGCAGTTGGAAGGAGTTCACCGCGCCCCAGCGCTTCCCCGCCCGGCAGACGCTGGAGGCCAGCCAGGCCCTGGCCCGGCTGCACCAATTGGACCCCGAGCGCACCCTCTTTCCCCAGCAGCACCCGGAGGGCATCGACGCGGGGGCCTTCCACACGGACGTGGTCGCCGTGGGCAATGGGGGCTTCCTCATGCTGCACGAGCGGGCCTTCGTGGACCCCACCGGGCTGCTCGGCACGCTCCAGCAGAAGCTTGGCGAGGGCTTCACCTTCACCGTCGCCTCGGAGGCGGAGCTGCCCTCGCAGGATGCCGTGAAGGCCTACCCCTTCAACTCCCAGGTGCTCACCCTGCCCGATGGCTCCATGGCCATCATCGCCCCGGTGGAGAGCCAGGAGACGGACACGGCGCGGCGCTTCCTGGAGCGCGTGGTGGCCGAGCGCAATCCGGTGAAGCAGGTCCACTACCTGGACCTGCGCCAGTCCATGAACAACGGCGGCGGCCCGGCGTGCCTGCGCCAGCGCATCGTCCTCACGGACGAGGAGCGCGCGGCGGTGAAGGCCAACGTCTTCTACACCCCGGAGCTGCACGAGGCCCTGGCCGGCTGGGTGACGAAGCACTACCGCGAGACGCTCTACCCGGACGACTTGAAGGACCCGGCGCTCGCCCGGGAGACGATGACGGCGCTCGACGCGCTGACGCGCATCCTGCGGCTGGGCAGCGTCTACGACTTCCAGCAGTGA
- a CDS encoding lysophospholipid acyltransferase family protein, whose translation MDRPPLAKRLKRFLRYLLVRAALALVHPLPLGLAGWLGVRFGALAFRVAGGERRKALKSLARAFPEKSEAERLALARASFRHLGAAMFEVGCTAALDRELKQRVTWPPAERRVLEEALARGKGVVFVSGHVGNWELLARRVASEGFPCQSIAKETSDPRLTALVGRFRERGGVRSIWRGQDGAARHMLRALKGGEILGLLIDQDTKVQSFFVPFFGELAATPRAAADLALRTGAAVVVGFCQRQAEGGYLLTMREVPLPTLEDREAAARALTAALSTEIEQAIRRTPEQWVWMHQRWKTRPSDEPSTLAAQGGAPVPAR comes from the coding sequence GTGGACCGTCCTCCCTTAGCAAAGCGGCTCAAGCGTTTCCTCCGCTACCTGCTCGTGCGGGCCGCGTTGGCCCTGGTACACCCGCTGCCCCTGGGGCTGGCGGGGTGGTTGGGGGTGCGCTTCGGGGCCCTGGCGTTCCGCGTGGCCGGAGGCGAGCGGCGCAAGGCCCTGAAGTCCCTGGCCCGGGCCTTCCCCGAGAAGAGCGAGGCCGAGCGGCTCGCCCTGGCACGTGCCTCCTTCCGCCACCTGGGGGCCGCGATGTTCGAGGTGGGCTGCACGGCGGCGCTGGACCGGGAATTGAAGCAGCGCGTCACGTGGCCCCCTGCCGAGCGCCGCGTGCTGGAGGAAGCCCTGGCCCGGGGCAAGGGCGTGGTGTTCGTCTCCGGGCACGTGGGCAACTGGGAGCTGCTGGCCCGGCGGGTGGCGAGCGAGGGCTTCCCCTGCCAGAGCATCGCCAAGGAGACGTCGGACCCACGGCTCACCGCGCTCGTGGGGCGCTTCCGGGAGCGGGGCGGGGTGCGGAGCATCTGGCGCGGGCAGGACGGCGCGGCCCGGCACATGCTCCGGGCGCTCAAGGGCGGGGAAATCCTGGGGTTGCTCATCGACCAGGACACGAAGGTGCAGTCCTTCTTCGTGCCCTTCTTCGGGGAGCTGGCCGCCACGCCCCGGGCGGCGGCGGACCTGGCGCTGCGCACCGGGGCGGCGGTGGTGGTGGGCTTCTGCCAGCGCCAGGCGGAGGGCGGCTACCTGCTGACGATGCGCGAGGTGCCCCTGCCCACGCTGGAAGACCGCGAGGCGGCGGCCCGGGCGCTGACCGCGGCGCTCTCCACCGAGATTGAGCAGGCCATCCGCCGCACGCCCGAGCAGTGGGTGTGGATGCACCAGCGGTGGAAGACGCGGCCCTCGGATGAGCCCTCGACACTCGCCGCACAGGGTGGGGCGCCCGTCCCGGCCCGGTGA
- a CDS encoding LptA/OstA family protein produces the protein MIEFLAMAFLVAGPPAPADGGTDGGTRTPLHGAAALKDPVDITAGLVTGGRDSAVFTGNVRAKHRTMELRCEKMTAFYTQGREVTRVECTGGVEAQDGDRFARGERADYNVTSGVLVVTGSPEARQGTSSVTGTKVRLTLGSERIEVENARILIESAPKATPPRGKPGPKQP, from the coding sequence GTGATTGAATTCCTCGCGATGGCGTTTCTCGTCGCCGGCCCCCCGGCGCCGGCCGATGGCGGCACGGACGGGGGCACGCGGACGCCCCTGCACGGGGCCGCGGCGCTCAAGGACCCGGTGGACATCACCGCGGGCCTGGTGACGGGTGGCCGGGACTCGGCGGTCTTCACCGGCAACGTGCGGGCCAAGCACCGCACCATGGAGCTGCGCTGCGAGAAGATGACGGCCTTCTACACGCAGGGCCGCGAGGTGACGCGCGTGGAGTGCACCGGCGGGGTGGAGGCCCAGGACGGGGACCGCTTCGCCCGGGGCGAGCGGGCCGACTACAACGTGACGAGCGGCGTGCTGGTGGTGACGGGCTCCCCCGAGGCCCGGCAGGGCACCAGCTCCGTGACGGGCACCAAGGTCCGCCTGACGCTGGGCAGCGAGCGCATCGAGGTGGAGAACGCCCGCATCCTCATCGAATCGGCCCCCAAGGCCACCCCGCCGCGGGGCAAGCCCGGCCCGAAGCAGCCATGA
- the lptB gene encoding LPS export ABC transporter ATP-binding protein, which yields MSAGRLWAEGLQKSYRKRQVVRGVSFTVTQGEVVGLLGPNGAGKTTSFNMVVGLVTPDAGRVRVEDDDLTHLPMHRRARRGLGYLPQEASVFRKLTVRQNFLAVLELQKGLDRKAREARATALIEEFGLGHVADSLGETLSGGERRRAEIARSLIPNPRFILFDEPFAGVDPINVGDLQKQIALLRERGLGVLITDHNVQDTLGICDRAYIIAQGQILEEGTPAQIAASPRARAVYLGERFRLL from the coding sequence ATGAGCGCCGGGCGGCTGTGGGCCGAGGGGCTCCAGAAGAGCTACCGCAAGCGCCAGGTGGTGCGCGGCGTCTCCTTCACCGTCACCCAGGGCGAGGTGGTGGGGCTCCTGGGCCCCAACGGCGCCGGGAAGACGACGAGCTTCAACATGGTGGTGGGGCTCGTCACCCCGGACGCGGGCCGGGTGCGCGTGGAGGACGACGACTTGACGCACCTGCCCATGCACCGGCGGGCGCGCCGGGGGCTGGGGTACCTGCCCCAGGAAGCCTCCGTGTTCCGCAAGCTCACGGTGCGGCAGAACTTCCTGGCCGTGCTGGAGCTCCAGAAGGGGCTGGACCGCAAGGCCCGCGAGGCCCGGGCCACGGCGCTCATCGAGGAGTTCGGCCTGGGCCACGTGGCGGACTCCCTGGGCGAGACGCTCTCGGGCGGCGAGCGGCGCCGCGCGGAGATCGCCCGCTCCCTCATCCCCAACCCCCGCTTCATCCTCTTCGACGAGCCCTTCGCCGGGGTGGACCCCATCAACGTCGGGGACCTCCAGAAGCAGATCGCCCTGCTCCGCGAGCGCGGCCTGGGCGTGCTCATCACGGACCACAACGTGCAGGACACGCTGGGCATCTGTGACCGGGCGTACATCATTGCGCAGGGGCAGATCCTCGAAGAGGGCACCCCGGCGCAGATCGCCGCCTCCCCGCGCGCGCGCGCCGTCTACCTGGGGGAGCGCTTCCGGCTGCTATAA
- the rpoN gene encoding RNA polymerase factor sigma-54, translating into MGMELKQSLKLTQQLVMTPQLQQAIKLLQLSRMELLEQVREEMEQNPLLEQPEEQAPGDVSDKEPGEASLEAANMEVPQDRDATPVGDSTPEFKGDSDNPPEIDWEAYLNSYQFNEQSTASNRGNVATEDMPSFEANMVKKEDLVDHLQEQMGMLRLNEAERRVAMLIIGNLDDDGYLKLPDVEGDPLIRLTNEADVPMSVAERTLRRIQNLEPKGCGARDLQECLLIQVQCLKERHAPLLGMMIKRYMKYLESKNLPAIAKELKVPMEDVVAAAKLLPKLDPKPGRNFSGDDAPYITPDVFIYKMGDEYTVVLNDDGLSKLRISGAYRNALKNGAVSPGQAKEFIQDKLRSAQWLIRSIHQRQRTIFKVTESIVKFQRDFLDKGIAHLRPLILRDVAEDIGMHESTVSRVTTSKYVHTPQGIFELKYFFNSSIARVSGDDTASEAVKHHIKQLVSQENPREPYSDQKIVELLKAQGTEIARRTVAKYREVLGILPSSKRKRYF; encoded by the coding sequence ATGGGTATGGAACTCAAGCAAAGCCTGAAACTCACGCAGCAGCTGGTGATGACGCCGCAGCTGCAACAGGCGATCAAGCTTCTCCAGCTCTCCAGGATGGAGCTGCTGGAGCAGGTTCGGGAGGAGATGGAGCAGAACCCGCTCCTGGAGCAGCCGGAAGAGCAGGCCCCGGGCGACGTGTCGGACAAGGAGCCCGGGGAGGCCTCGCTGGAGGCCGCCAACATGGAGGTCCCCCAGGACCGGGACGCCACCCCGGTGGGCGATAGCACCCCGGAATTCAAGGGAGACTCGGACAATCCGCCCGAGATCGACTGGGAGGCGTACCTCAACAGCTACCAGTTCAACGAGCAGAGCACCGCCTCCAACCGGGGCAACGTGGCCACGGAGGACATGCCGTCCTTCGAGGCCAACATGGTCAAGAAGGAGGACCTGGTCGACCATCTGCAGGAGCAGATGGGGATGCTGCGGCTGAACGAGGCCGAGCGCCGGGTGGCCATGCTCATCATCGGCAACCTGGACGATGACGGCTACCTGAAGCTGCCGGACGTGGAGGGCGACCCGCTCATCCGCCTGACGAACGAGGCGGACGTGCCCATGTCCGTGGCGGAGCGCACCCTGCGCCGCATCCAGAACCTGGAGCCCAAGGGCTGCGGCGCCCGGGACTTGCAGGAGTGCCTGCTCATCCAGGTGCAGTGCCTGAAGGAGCGCCATGCCCCGCTGCTGGGCATGATGATCAAGCGCTACATGAAGTACCTGGAGAGCAAGAACCTGCCGGCCATCGCCAAGGAGCTGAAGGTCCCCATGGAGGACGTGGTGGCCGCCGCCAAGCTCCTGCCCAAGCTGGACCCGAAGCCGGGCCGCAACTTCAGCGGCGATGACGCGCCGTACATCACCCCGGACGTCTTCATCTACAAGATGGGCGACGAGTACACGGTGGTGCTCAACGACGACGGCCTGTCCAAGCTGCGCATCTCCGGGGCGTACCGGAACGCGCTGAAGAACGGCGCGGTGTCCCCGGGCCAGGCAAAAGAGTTCATCCAGGACAAGCTGCGCAGCGCGCAGTGGCTCATCCGCTCCATCCACCAGCGCCAGCGCACCATCTTCAAGGTGACCGAGAGCATCGTGAAGTTCCAGCGCGACTTCCTGGACAAGGGCATCGCCCACCTGCGGCCGCTCATCCTCCGGGACGTGGCCGAGGACATCGGCATGCACGAGTCCACCGTGTCGCGCGTCACCACGAGCAAGTACGTGCACACCCCGCAGGGCATCTTCGAGCTGAAGTACTTCTTCAACTCGTCCATCGCGCGCGTGTCCGGCGACGACACGGCCAGCGAGGCGGTGAAGCACCACATCAAGCAGCTCGTGTCCCAGGAGAACCCGCGCGAGCCGTACTCCGACCAGAAGATCGTCGAACTGCTCAAGGCGCAGGGCACCGAGATCGCCCGCCGCACGGTGGCCAAGTACCGGGAAGTGCTGGGCATCCTCCCCAGCAGCAAGCGCAAGCGCTACTTCTAA
- a CDS encoding Ppx/GppA phosphatase family protein: MALATPLPLFAAIDVGTNAARLEMARLGPGGLERVLKEREAIRPGEGVFARGAMSSEAVDRLVDTLRRYAVLCRHHKARVRAVATSALREARNQTKVLRQVREETGLELEVVSGEEEARLICLGVLHRTPPRERSLLVDIGGGSTEIVLATGERPQGLWSLPLGAVRLSQHFDTAGEVTPAQLRRMREDVDARLRECLPGFVPRLPPVALGSSGSIRAVVEFAAREGGEASASPAQLTRAVEALARMSPRERREHFEERRADIIVAGALLLERVVRHLGVERVLAVKRGLRDGVLADLLAREELAARVGTAPWLRRAAGARGD; encoded by the coding sequence ATGGCTCTTGCGACGCCCCTCCCCCTGTTCGCCGCCATCGACGTTGGTACCAACGCCGCCCGCCTGGAGATGGCCCGTCTGGGGCCCGGGGGCCTGGAGCGGGTCCTCAAGGAGCGCGAGGCCATCCGCCCGGGGGAAGGGGTGTTCGCCCGGGGCGCCATGTCGTCCGAGGCCGTGGACCGGCTGGTGGACACCTTGCGGCGCTACGCGGTGCTGTGCCGCCACCACAAGGCCCGGGTGCGCGCGGTGGCCACCAGCGCCCTGCGCGAGGCCCGCAACCAGACGAAGGTGTTGCGGCAGGTGCGCGAGGAGACCGGCCTGGAGCTGGAGGTGGTGAGCGGCGAGGAGGAGGCCCGGCTCATCTGCCTGGGCGTGCTGCACCGCACGCCGCCCCGGGAGCGCTCGCTGCTGGTGGACATCGGCGGAGGCTCCACGGAAATCGTGCTCGCCACGGGCGAGCGGCCCCAGGGGCTGTGGAGCCTGCCGCTGGGCGCGGTGCGGCTCTCGCAGCACTTCGACACGGCCGGCGAGGTGACGCCCGCCCAGCTGCGGCGGATGCGGGAGGACGTTGACGCGCGGCTGCGCGAGTGCCTGCCGGGCTTCGTGCCGCGGCTGCCCCCGGTGGCGCTGGGCTCCTCGGGCTCCATCCGCGCGGTGGTGGAGTTCGCGGCGCGCGAGGGCGGTGAGGCCTCGGCCTCCCCGGCGCAGCTCACCCGGGCCGTGGAGGCGCTGGCGCGGATGTCTCCCCGGGAGCGGCGCGAGCACTTCGAGGAGCGGCGCGCGGACATCATCGTCGCGGGCGCCCTGCTCCTGGAGCGGGTGGTGCGGCACCTGGGCGTGGAGCGCGTCCTCGCCGTGAAGCGGGGCCTGCGCGACGGCGTGCTCGCGGACCTGCTGGCCCGGGAGGAGCTGGCGGCCCGTGTGGGCACCGCCCCCTGGCTCCGTCGGGCCGCGGGCGCCCGCGGGGACTAG
- a CDS encoding FAD-binding oxidoreductase codes for MQDLGRRLRGSLLEPAPSDFARDFSRLTRIPPRAVVRPQGVEDVQETVRYAHQHGLRTVARGHGCSANGQTLSEHLVLDIHGLTEFERTGELEVKVGAGFTWGDLQDRLNALGLSNIVLTDYRSHTVGGTLSVGGFGSMSLHQGGQVDQVVALDIVTGTGELVHARREGPHARLFQYTLCGLGQTGLIVRAYLKVARHRPHALNFAESPYSTETLASITRRVLDAPQPWDHCLVLHYLAFQQTMVLLARDVEEEPAELPEGAQFLPEFYRYKNTAATGVMSQILDGLKDAGLAKGEEDVYHLWNDYFVPSDKADAFRQLHQSLFQDPRFTMGTYGTILRARPPGSRLPLSPMSSGAEVINTFSGPYHTIPKSFLDEYRAKFDQAIDACLSLGGRVYLYGYHPKSADFYRRQFGAETFETWRAVKAEYDPGSILGAPLF; via the coding sequence ATGCAAGACCTTGGTCGCCGGCTCCGTGGCAGTCTTCTCGAACCTGCTCCCAGCGATTTCGCCCGGGACTTCAGCCGGCTCACGCGCATCCCTCCCCGGGCGGTGGTCCGGCCGCAGGGCGTGGAAGACGTTCAGGAGACGGTGCGGTACGCCCACCAGCACGGCCTGCGCACCGTGGCCCGGGGCCATGGGTGCAGCGCGAATGGACAGACGCTCTCGGAGCACCTCGTCCTGGACATCCATGGGCTGACGGAGTTCGAGCGGACCGGGGAGCTGGAGGTGAAGGTAGGCGCGGGCTTCACCTGGGGAGACCTCCAGGACCGGCTCAACGCGCTGGGCCTGTCGAACATCGTGCTCACCGACTACCGCTCGCACACCGTCGGGGGCACCCTGTCCGTGGGCGGCTTCGGCTCGATGTCGCTCCACCAGGGCGGCCAGGTGGACCAGGTGGTGGCGCTGGACATCGTCACGGGCACGGGGGAGTTGGTGCACGCGCGCCGGGAGGGCCCCCACGCGCGGCTCTTCCAGTACACGCTCTGCGGCCTGGGCCAGACGGGCCTCATCGTCCGCGCGTACCTGAAGGTGGCGCGCCACCGGCCTCACGCCTTGAACTTCGCGGAGTCCCCCTACAGCACGGAGACGCTCGCGAGCATCACCCGGCGGGTGCTCGACGCGCCGCAGCCCTGGGACCACTGCCTCGTGCTGCACTACCTCGCCTTCCAGCAGACCATGGTGCTGCTGGCGCGCGACGTCGAGGAGGAGCCGGCGGAGCTGCCCGAGGGCGCCCAGTTCCTCCCCGAGTTCTACCGTTACAAGAACACCGCCGCGACCGGGGTGATGTCGCAGATCCTCGATGGGCTGAAGGATGCGGGGCTCGCCAAGGGCGAGGAGGATGTCTACCACCTCTGGAACGACTACTTCGTGCCCTCGGACAAGGCCGACGCGTTCCGGCAGCTCCACCAGTCCCTCTTCCAGGACCCCCGGTTCACGATGGGCACCTACGGCACCATCCTGCGCGCGCGTCCGCCCGGCAGCCGCCTGCCGCTGTCGCCCATGTCCTCGGGCGCGGAGGTCATCAACACCTTCTCGGGCCCGTACCACACGATTCCCAAGTCCTTCCTGGACGAGTACCGGGCCAAGTTCGATCAGGCCATCGATGCGTGCCTGTCGCTCGGCGGCCGCGTCTACCTGTACGGCTACCACCCGAAGAGCGCGGACTTCTACCGCCGGCAGTTCGGCGCGGAGACCTTCGAGACCTGGCGCGCCGTGAAGGCCGAGTACGACCCGGGCTCGATTCTCGGCGCCCCGCTGTTCTAG